From Planctomycetota bacterium, one genomic window encodes:
- the fabF gene encoding beta-ketoacyl-ACP synthase II: MSRRVVITGLGVITSMGESVDAMWKNLVAGTSGIGPIKRWDTSEFPVKFGGECTDFDPTNHGIDGREAKRLDRFALFGIAAGEQAWKDAGLAEASVDVKRAGVLIGSGIGGIETLQEQCTILNTKGYKRLSPFTVPRLMGNAASGNLSIRLGLMGPNTAVATACATGANAIGDAMKVIQRDAADVMIAGGSEAAMCELGLGSFVAARALSTRNDEPTKASRPWDVGRDGFVEGEGAGVVVLEEYEHAKKRGARIYAELVGYGLTADAHHITAPHETGEGASFAMNTALADARIEPEKIDYINAHGTSTPLGDAAETLAVKRSFGDHAKKLAISSTKSMLGHLLGAAGSVEAVISVLALRDQTIPPTINLDEPDVEKGCDLDYTPHTAVERKMTYAMSNGFGFGGHNATLIFKKPD, from the coding sequence ATGTCCCGTCGCGTTGTCATCACCGGTCTCGGCGTCATCACCTCCATGGGCGAGAGTGTGGACGCCATGTGGAAGAACCTCGTCGCCGGCACCTCCGGCATCGGGCCGATCAAGCGCTGGGACACCTCCGAGTTTCCCGTGAAGTTTGGTGGCGAATGCACTGACTTTGACCCGACCAACCACGGCATCGATGGTCGCGAGGCCAAGCGACTCGACCGTTTCGCGCTGTTCGGCATCGCCGCCGGTGAGCAGGCGTGGAAAGACGCCGGCCTGGCTGAGGCGTCGGTCGACGTCAAGCGGGCCGGTGTGCTGATCGGATCCGGCATCGGTGGGATCGAGACGCTCCAGGAGCAATGCACGATCCTCAACACCAAGGGCTACAAAAGGCTCAGCCCGTTCACGGTGCCGCGCCTCATGGGCAATGCCGCAAGCGGTAACCTCTCCATTCGCCTTGGTCTGATGGGCCCCAACACCGCCGTCGCAACCGCCTGTGCGACGGGTGCGAACGCGATCGGCGACGCGATGAAGGTGATCCAGCGCGACGCGGCCGACGTGATGATCGCCGGCGGCTCCGAGGCCGCGATGTGCGAGCTCGGGCTCGGCAGCTTCGTCGCCGCTCGCGCGCTCTCGACCCGCAACGACGAGCCGACCAAAGCGTCGCGTCCCTGGGACGTCGGACGCGACGGCTTCGTCGAAGGCGAAGGGGCCGGCGTGGTTGTTCTCGAGGAGTACGAACACGCCAAGAAACGTGGTGCCCGCATCTACGCCGAACTCGTGGGCTACGGCCTCACCGCCGACGCTCACCACATCACCGCACCCCACGAGACCGGCGAAGGCGCGAGCTTCGCGATGAACACCGCGCTCGCCGATGCCCGGATCGAGCCGGAGAAGATCGACTACATCAACGCCCACGGCACCAGCACGCCGCTCGGCGATGCGGCCGAGACGTTGGCCGTGAAGCGATCCTTCGGCGACCACGCCAAGAAGCTTGCCATCAGCTCCACCAAGTCGATGCTCGGCCACCTGCTCGGTGCGGCCGGCAGCGTCGAAGCGGTCATTTCAGTCCTTGCACTTCGTGATCAGACGATCCCGCCGACGATCAACCTCGACGAGCCGGACGTGGAGAAGGGCTGCGATCTCGACTACACGCCGCACACCGCCGTCGAGCGGAAGATGACCTACGCCATGAGCAACGGCTTCGGCTTCGGCGGCCACAACGCGACGCTGATTTTCAAGAAGCCGGACTGA
- a CDS encoding FliM/FliN family flagellar motor switch protein, translating into MPVLSNKSASNIDLRRVLDIEVPLIVKLAERKLDVKEVLRLNIGTIIEFEKDSEASLQLLVNNRQIGEGEAVKVSENFGLRVTKIASKQDRAEALTGQ; encoded by the coding sequence GTGCCCGTTCTCTCCAACAAGTCGGCCTCGAACATCGACCTGCGTCGCGTCCTCGACATCGAGGTGCCCTTGATCGTCAAGCTCGCCGAACGCAAGCTCGACGTGAAGGAAGTCCTCCGCCTGAACATCGGCACCATCATCGAGTTCGAGAAAGACAGCGAAGCGTCGTTGCAGCTGCTCGTGAACAACCGCCAGATCGGCGAGGGCGAAGCGGTAAAGGTAAGCGAGAACTTCGGCCTGCGCGTCACCAAAATCGCCAGCAAGCAGGATCGGGCGGAGGCGTTGACGGGGCAGTGA
- a CDS encoding CCA tRNA nucleotidyltransferase, translating to MSAERDIAKQIVRTLRNAGHVAYFAGGCVRDELLGLDPKDYDVATDAPPSRVRELFPRTQAVGEHFGVILVRLDGVQTEVATFRNDGNYTDGRRPDAVEFTTAEEDAKRRDFTINGLFFDPIDEVIHDHVGGQADLKAKVLRAIGDPAERFAEDHLRLLRAVRFAARFGLEIEPATRTAIVANADKLKLIAPERVGDEMRRMLTGDDAERAVALLTTSDLLSVVFRSGPGDSLRSSLGFVRGASFGGSLAMLTSDVSVCRSNMKISNVEADRMVAVMHWFDRLRDDGSLATARRFVADPACSDTEAFAQSRSAALPEAVEAAKSMPIGPEPLLTGGDLIAAGWEPGPAFSCVLEAVYDAQLEERVSTREEALALAMSLR from the coding sequence GTGAGTGCAGAGCGTGACATCGCGAAGCAGATCGTGCGGACGTTGCGAAACGCCGGACATGTGGCGTACTTCGCCGGGGGTTGCGTGCGCGATGAGCTGCTCGGGCTCGACCCGAAGGACTATGACGTCGCGACCGATGCCCCGCCTTCGAGAGTTCGTGAGCTGTTCCCGCGCACGCAGGCCGTCGGCGAGCACTTTGGCGTCATCCTCGTCCGCCTCGACGGCGTGCAAACGGAAGTCGCCACCTTTCGCAACGACGGCAACTACACCGACGGCCGACGCCCCGACGCGGTCGAGTTCACCACCGCCGAGGAAGACGCCAAGCGCCGCGACTTCACGATCAACGGCCTGTTCTTCGACCCGATCGACGAGGTCATCCACGACCATGTCGGCGGCCAGGCGGACCTGAAAGCGAAGGTGCTCCGCGCCATCGGCGATCCGGCCGAGCGGTTTGCGGAGGATCACCTACGCTTGCTTCGCGCCGTGCGCTTCGCCGCACGCTTCGGCCTCGAGATAGAGCCGGCGACTCGGACGGCAATCGTGGCCAACGCCGACAAGCTCAAGCTTATCGCCCCCGAACGCGTCGGCGACGAAATGCGGCGGATGCTGACGGGCGACGACGCGGAACGCGCGGTGGCGCTGTTGACGACGTCCGACTTGCTGTCGGTCGTGTTTCGATCAGGGCCCGGGGATTCGCTGCGCTCATCCCTCGGCTTCGTCCGAGGCGCATCGTTTGGCGGTTCGTTGGCGATGTTGACCAGTGATGTCAGCGTGTGCCGATCGAACATGAAGATCAGTAACGTCGAGGCGGATCGCATGGTCGCGGTGATGCACTGGTTCGATCGATTGCGAGATGATGGTTCGCTCGCGACGGCACGGCGATTCGTTGCGGACCCGGCCTGCTCGGACACGGAGGCATTCGCTCAATCTCGATCAGCCGCCTTGCCCGAAGCGGTCGAAGCCGCAAAGTCAATGCCGATCGGGCCGGAACCGCTACTCACCGGCGGCGATCTGATCGCGGCCGGTTGGGAGCCGGGGCCGGCGTTTTCGTGTGTACTCGAGGCGGTGTACGACGCGCAGTTGGAAGAGCGCGTGTCGACTAGAGAAGAAGCGCTCGCACTCGCTATGTCGCTGCGGTAA